A genomic window from Solanum dulcamara chromosome 11, daSolDulc1.2, whole genome shotgun sequence includes:
- the LOC129874014 gene encoding calcium uptake protein, mitochondrial-like, producing the protein MHSWAFFRTSKPAIRVLAAQNPLFLRSIFTKSNASNEYKTNPTLLGSGLIIAASTIALYYISSSSHHISYADSGEDPDKKSTFLFGDSYRKKVFFKYEKRLRLQSPPEKVFEYFASYRTPGGEVYMTPGDLMRAVVPVFPPSQTTGVRGGNLKGESASSELHCAPSEFFMLFDTDNDGLISFPEYIFFVTLLSIPEPSFSQAFQMFDLDNDGGVDKEEFKRMMELMRTANRQGARHRNGLRFGLKVTGSVEEGGLLEYFFGKDGNGRLEQEKFVQFLRDLHDEISRLEFAHYDYKSQGSISAKDFALSMVASADISHINKFLDRVEDLDAEKQLRDVRITFKEFMSLAKLRKELPSFSRSILSYGKVNGLLSKQELKRAANQVCSISLSNNVVDLIFFMFDLDCDGTLSSDEFLRVLQRREPESSQQRESGFVGFFSGWLDSTNK; encoded by the exons ATGCATTCTTGGGCATTTTTCAGAACATCTAAGCCTGCGATCCGAGTGCTTGCCGCTCAAAATCCACTTTTTCTTCGTTCCATCTTCACCAAATCAAATGCCTCCAATGAGTATAAAACAAATCCAACACTTTTGGGTTCTGGCCTCATAATTGCTGCTTCAACCATAGCTCTCTATTATATTTCATCCTCTTCTCATCATATTTCTTATGCTGATTCTGGAGAAGACCCCGACAAGAAATCCACCTTTTTATTTGGAG ATTCGTATCGGAAAAAAGTTTTCTTCAAGTATGAGAAACGGTTGAGATTGCAAAGTCCTCCTGAAAAG GTGTTTGAGTACTTTGCATCTTACCGAACTCCAGGTGGGGAAGTGTATATGACGCCAGGGGACTTAATGCGAGCAGTTGTTCCAGTGTTTCCACCATCTCAAACAACTGGTGTTAGAGGAGGCAATCTGAAAGGAGAATCCGCTTCAAGCGAGCTACATTGTGCTCCTTCAGAATTTTTCATGCTCTTTGATACCGATAATGATGGACTTATATCATTTCCAGA GTACATATTTTTTGTTACACTACTGAGCATCCCGGAACCAAGCTTTTCACAGGCATTTCAAATGTTTGACCTTGACAATGATGG AGGAGTTGACAAGGAAGAATTTAAGAGAATGATGGAACTGATGCGAACTGCTAATAGACAAGGTGCCCGGCATAGAAATGGATTGCGATTTGGACTAAAAGTCACTGGTTCAGTAGAGGAAGGAGGTCTCTTGGAGTACTTCTTCGGCAAAGATGGCAACGGGCGACTTGAGCAAGAAAAATTTGTTCAGTTCTTAAGAGATTTACATGATGAA ATATCACGATTGGAATTTGCCCATTATGACTACAAGTCACAAGGAAGCATTTCTGCCAAAGATTTTGCTTTATCAATGGTTGCATCTGCTGATATAAGTCATATCAACAAGTTTCTTGACCGAGTAGAAGATCTGGATGCTGAAAAACAGCTTAGAGACGTACGCATTACATTCAAGGAATTCATGAGCCTTGCTAAGCTGCGCAAAGAACTGCCATCATTTTCTCGGTCCATCTTAAGCTATGGGAAAGTAAACGGACTTTTGTCGAAACAAGAGTTGAAAAGAGCTGCTAACCAA GTTTGCAGTATATCCCTTAGCAATAATGTGGTGGATTTGatatttttcatgtttgattTAGATTGTGATGGGACTTTAAGTTCAGATGAGTTCCTAAGAGTGCTGCAACGGAGAGAGCCAGAGAGTTCACAACAAAGAGAGTCAGGTTTTGTGGGCTTCTTCTCGGGCTGGCTGGACTCCACAAATAAGTAG